In Phlebotomus papatasi isolate M1 chromosome 1, Ppap_2.1, whole genome shotgun sequence, the following proteins share a genomic window:
- the LOC129806332 gene encoding GTP-binding protein 2, with amino-acid sequence MDTYRIESDRFVVLHTDGKGNNNELIDFDQGILPPEPQLGNVEYKLKLINPSQMRFEHLVTQMKWRLREGHGEAVYEIGVSDSGQLHGLDDADMDTSLGTLTQMADKLGATTTVLRRKSVGYRRSVTEVLVRKIPDDQHNIEVRVAVLGGAGAGKSTLLGVLTQGVTDNGRGKARLNMFRHVHEIKSGRTSCISHESLGFDAMGNVINSNTNDMITAEEVRDKSAKLVTFMDLAGHRRYLRTTVQALSGYSPHHAMLVVSSGGTIGGMTKEHLAIVKALDIPFFIVITKIDITPPGTVIQELKDILTSIGYRKVPMPIDSYDSVFTASSHQLSENVVPIFCVSNVTAEGLSLITRFLYVLSPGVSHSERERLELEPCEFHIDEIFRVEGVGMVVGGLLVKGVVTEGTSLKVGPLPDGSFHSVSVATIHRNKAPCRMVRAGQSASLSFTANGDLPNLRSGMVLVSTDYGSATEPFGTLYFQAKVSVLYHATSIYKGFQTTVHIGSIRQTAIIEGIMGDRKLRTNDSASVLFRFVRQPEYVREGMRILFRESSSKGIGVVTQVFPLNVTLQ; translated from the coding sequence ATGGATACATATCGAATAGAATCGGATAGATTTGTGGTGCTCCACACAGACGGTAAGGGCAACAACAATGAGTTGATTGACTTCGATCAGGGTATCTTGCCACCAGAGCCCCAGCTGGGCAATGTGGAgtacaaattgaaattgatcaATCCCTCTCAGATGCGCTTTGAGCATCTGGTGACGCAGATGAAGTGGCGCCTGAGGGAGGGCCATGGGGAGGCAGTTTATGAGATTGGAGTTTCAGACTCGGGACAGCTCCATGGACTGGATGATGCGGATATGGACACGTCACTGGGCACACTGACGCAGATGGCTGATAAGCTGGGTGCCACGACGACGGTTCTGCGGAGGAAATCCGTGGGGTATAGGCGTTCGGTGACGGAAGTTCTGGTGCGCAAGATACCCGATGATCAGCACAATATTGAGGTGAGAGTGGCAGTTCTGGGTGGAGCTGGGGCGGGAAAGAGTACGTTGCTGGGTGTTCTGACGCAGGGTGTCACGGACAATGGGCGCGGGAAGGCACGCCTGAATATGTTTAGGCATGTCCATGAGATTAAGTCAGGGCGAACGTCCTGCATCAGTCATGAATCTCTGGGTTTCGATGCCATGGGCAATGTGATAAATTCCAATACGAACGACATGATAACGGCAGAGGAAGTTCGCGATAAATCGGCTAAACTAGTCACGTTTATGGATCTCGCGGGGCATCGACGATACCTGAGGACAACTGTCCAGGCCCTCAGTGGATACTCACCCCATCATGCGATGCTGGTGGTGAGTTCTGGGGGTACCATTGGGGGCATGACAAAGGAACATCTGGCCATTGTTAAGGCTCTGGATATTCCATTCTTCATAGTCATCACGAAGATTGACATTACGCCACCGGGAACGGTGATACAGGAGCTCAAGGACATCCTAACGTCCATTGGATACCGCAAAGTACCCATGCCCATTGACTCCTACGACAGTGTCTTCACGGCAAGCTCCCATCAACTCTCTGAGAATGTCGTGCCCATTTTCTGTGTCTCCAATGTCACAGCTGAAGGTCTGAGTCTCATCACGAGATTCCTCTATGTCCTGTCACCGGGTGTCAGTCACTCAGAGCGAGAGCGACTGGAACTGGAGCCATGTGAATTCCACATCGATGAGATTTTCCGGGTAGAGGGCGTGGGGATGGTGGTGGGAGGATTGCTAGTGAAAGGTGTCGTAACAGAGGGGACTTCTCTCAAAGTTGGTCCCCTTCCGGATGGTTCCTTTCATTCAGTCTCCGTGGCCACCATTCATCGCAACAAGGCACCATGCCGAATGGTTCGTGCCGGCCAGAGTGCTTCACTCTCATTCACAGCCAACGGTGACCTGCCCAATCTGCGCAGTGGCATGGTTCTCGTGTCCACGGACTACGGATCAGCCACAGAACCCTTTGGTACGCTGTACTTCCAGGCCAAGGTGTCTGTTCTCTACCATGCCACATCCATCTACAAGGGCTTTCAGACAACCGTGCATATCGGCAGCATTCGACAGACGGCCATCATTGAGGGCATCATGGGTGACAGGAAGCTAAGGACAAATGACAGTGCCTCAGTGCTCTTTCGCTTCGTCCGGCAGCCCGAATACGTGCGTGAAGGCATGCGAATTCTCTTCCGGGAGAGCTCCAGCAAGGGCATAGGTGTTGTCACTCAAGTATTTCCCCTAAATGTGACTCTCCAGTGA